One Solea senegalensis isolate Sse05_10M linkage group LG3, IFAPA_SoseM_1, whole genome shotgun sequence genomic window carries:
- the lrrc4.1 gene encoding leucine-rich repeat-containing protein 4: protein MCHIMSLLGRVAVHRARKAALLCVVFLMARAWSSASLALAGAAVSQGPQGCPPQCSCSNQQGKVVCTRRGLTRVPPGIPANTRHLNLMENAIEAVQADSFRHLHHLEVLQLGRNAIRQIEVGAFNGLTSLNTLELFDNRLTVVPSGAFEYLSKLRELWLRNNPIESIPSYAFNRVPSLMRLDLGELRKLEYISEGAFEGLQNLKYLNLGMCNIRGDMPNLSPLKGLEELEISENHFPVIKPGSFKGLRSLKKLWVMNSQITVIERNAFDDLSSLVELNLAHNNLSAVPHDLFSPLRYLVELHLHHNPWTCGCEAVWLARWLREYIPTNSTCCGRCHSPAIMRGRQLVEVDRGEGAAVQCSAPFIADAPKDLNISAGRVAELRCRTAMMSSVRWLLPNGTILTHASSNPRISVLNDGTLNFSNVLAADTGTYTCMVSNAAGNSNASAYLNVSAAELNTSNLSYFTTVTVEVLGPTTEMPKPKTTTMGTAAAAGAGVAGGGAGQGTTTTTASPSVFQPVFISTPTVLLQSTDSPPSAAKPSVVPGLQGSTGKPGKSGPSLDEVMKTTKIIIGCFVAVTLLAAVMLIAFYKLRKRHQQRSTVAAARTVEIIQVDEEDLPPPASASQETALTLPEIRDHNSIHKLDYSHKTDYSFHKPKAEYKPQPDFTLHKPKAEYTTYKPNMDFSGHKSMPDYSAHKSTPDFSLHRSKPDYSPFSQDYNIPKPKGEYSPFKPDFGTHPKAKTDYSPFKPDFSTHPRQKPDFSPFKRDYSTQPKAKHDYSPLKSDYSTQNKPKAEYSPFTLDFGTHPRPKPDYSPFKTDYSTQPKPKTDYNGQRSKTDLTYKHKDPYTPHKTATDYSAFKTDFSPHKADYSAFKSDFSPHTQRPKLDYSPHKMEYSPHKMDYSTLKPKYNTYKPTGHGAKWTDNNVGNSLPRTLPSTITTMAEPFVIKTHTKEKVQETQI from the coding sequence ATGTGCCACATCATGAGTCTCCTGGGGCGGGTAGCTGTGCATCGTGCCAGGAAAGCCGCCCTGCTCTGTGTAGTCTTCCTGATGGCGCGAGCGTGGAGCAGCGCCTCCCTGGCCTTGGCGGGGGCGGCGGTGTCTCAAGGCCCTCAGGGCTGTCCACCGCAGTGTTCCTGTAGTAATCAGCAGGGGAAGGTGGTGTGCACCCGACGTGGCCTCACCCGTGTGCCCCCTGGTATTCCTGCCAACACGCGGCACCTCAATCTAATGGAGAACGCCATTGAGGCGGTGCAGGCTGACTCCTTTCGCCACCTGCACCACCTTGAGGTGCTTCAGCTTGGGCGAAATGCCATACGTCAGATTGAGGTGGGCGCATTTAATGGACTCACCAGCCTCAACACACTGGAGCTGTTTGACAACCGGTTGACAGTGGTGCCCAGTGGGGCCTTTGAGTACCTGTCTAAACTAAGAGAACTGTGGCTGAGGAACAACCCAATTGAGAGTATACCCTCCTATGCCTTCAATCGGGTGCCATCACTCATGCGGCTGGACCTGGGAGAACTAAGGAAACTGGAGTACATCTCAGAAGGAGCTTTTGAGGGTCTACAAAACCTCAAGTACCTCAACCTGGGCATGTGCAACATAAGAGGTGATATGCCAAACCTGAGTCCCCTCAAGGGCCTTGAGGAACTGGAGATATCGGAAAATCATTTCCCAGTGATAAAGCCTGGCTCTTTTAAAGGCCTGCGTTCACTCAAAAAGCTATGGGTGATGAACTCACAAATCACAGTGATAGAGAGAAATGCTTTCGATGACCTATCTTCATTGGTGGAGCTAAATCTTGCCCATAATAATCTGAGTGCTGTGCCACATGACCTGTTCTCCCCGCTCAGGTACCTGGTGGAGCTCCATCTTCACCATAACCCGTGGACCTGTGGCTGTGAGGCTGTATGGTTAGCACGCTGGCTAAGGGAATACATCCCTACAAACTCAACTTGCTGTGGACGCTGTCACTCACCTGCCATCATGAGGGGACGACAGCTGGTTGAGGTGGATCGAGGAGAGGGTGCAGCAGTCCAGTGTTCTGCACCATTCATTGCTGATGCTCCAAAGGACTTGAACATCTCAGCAGGGCGAGTGGCTGAGCTTCGTTGCCGCACAGCCATGATGTCTTCAGTGCGTTGGCTATTGCCAAATGGGACTATACTGACACATGCCTCTAGCAATCCGAGAATATCAGTCCTCAATGATGGTACTCTAAATTTCTCCAATGTCCTTGCAGCAGACACAGGCACTTACACCTGCATGGTTTCCAATGCAGCTGGGAACTCCAACGCCTCAGCCTACCTCAATGTGAGTGCAGCTGAGCTTAATACATCCAACCTGAGCTACTTTACCACAGTGACAGTGGAGGTCTTGGGACCAACGACTGAGATGCCCAAACCTAAGACAACCACCATgggcacagctgctgctgcaggagctggggtagctggaggaggagcaggccaaggaacaacaactacaactgcGTCTCCTTCTGTTTTTCAGCCAGTCTTCATCTCGACTCCAACTGTACTGTTGCAAAGCACCGACAGTCCACCAAGTGCAGCTAAGCCATCTGTAGTTCCAGGACTTCAAGGTTCTACTGGCAAGCCAGGGAAGTCTGGGCCTAGCCTAGATGAGGTGATGAAGACTACCAAGATCATTATAGGTTGCTTTGTGGCAGTGACGCTGTTGGCTGCTGTCATGCTAATTGCCTTCTACAAACTGAGAAAGCGCCACCAGCAGAGGAGCACAGTGGCAGCCGCCCGCACTGTGGAAATTATCCAGGTGGATGAGGAGGACCTTCCACCACCAGCATCTGCATCTCAAGAGACAGCTCTCACATTGCCTGAAATCCGGGACCATAACAGCATACACAAATTGGACTACAGCCACAAGACTGACTACAGCTTTCACAAGCCCAAGGCCGAATACAAACCCCAGCCTGATTTCACCCTTCACAAGCCCAAGGCTGAGTACACCACCTATAAGCCAAATATGGACTTTAGCGGCCACAAATCCATGCCAGACTACAGTGCTCACAAATCAACACCAGATTTCAGTCTTCACAGATCAAAGCCTGACTACAGCCCATTCAGTCAGGATTACAACATTCCCAAACCTAAAGGAGAGTACAGCCCATTCAAACCAGACTTCGGCACCCACCCAAAAGCTAAAACGGACTACAGCCCCTTCAAACCAGATTTCAGCACTCACCCCAGGCAGAAACCCGACTTCAGTCCATTCAAAAGAGATTACAGCACCCAACCAAAAGCCAAACATGACTACAGCCCACTGAAATCGGACTACAGCACACAGAATAAACCTAAGGCTGAATACAGTCCATTCACGCTCGACTTTGGCACTCACCCAAGACCTAAGCCTGATTACAGCCCATTTAAGACTGACTACAGCACTCAACCCAAACCCAAAACAGATTACAATGGCCAGAGGTCGAAAACCGACCTTACCTACAAACACAAGGACCCTTACACCCCTCATAAGACTGCAACGGATTACAGCGCCTTCAAGACCGACTTCAGCCCTCACAAAGCAGATTACAGCGCCTTCAAGTCTGACTTTAGTCCACACACTCAGAGACCTAAACTTGATTACAGTCCACACAAAATGGAGTACAGCCCCCATAAGATGGACTACAGCACTCTAAAGCCTAAATATAATACCTACAAACCAACTGGCCATGGGGCTAAATGGACAGACAACAATGTTGGGAACTCTTTGCCTCGAACCTTGCCCAGTACCATCACAACAATGGCTGAGCCCTTTGTCATAAAAACTCACACCAAGGAGAAAGTACAGGAGACTCAGATTTGA